AAAAAATAGTCACATTAGGACCTATCCAAGTATTGTCACCGATTACCACATTCTCTTCGATCATGGTAAATGGATCGATATGGACGTTTTTACCGATGCTTGCTTTTGGGTCGATATGGGCTAAAGGGCTGATCATGATTCTTTTCGGGTTATACTCGCAGTCATTACGGCTTCACATACTAGCGTGCTGCCTACATAGGCTTCGCCTCTCATTTTGGCGATTCCTCTTCGGATCGGAGCTAGTAGTTCGCATTTAAAAATCAAGGTGTCTCCGGGAAGAACCATTTTTCTGAATTTACAATTTTCTATTCCTAGGAAGTAGGTCCAATAATTTTCAGGATCATCTACGGTACTTAGTACTAGAATGCCTCCGGTCTGAGCCATAGCTTCTACCTGAAGTACACCAGGCATCACCGGATTGGCCGGGAAATGTCCCATGAAAAAAGGCTCGTTGATGGTGACATTTTTCACTCCAGCTACTACAGTGTCGTCAAGGTAAATGATTTTATCCAAAAGTTGGAAAGGATATCGATGTGGCAGAATACTGCTGATTTGGTTGATATCCATCACTGGCGGCAGCTTCGGGTCATAGTACGGAATATGCGAGGTGGCTGATTTCTCCATAGCTCTTTTTAGCTTTTTGGCGAAAGCCACATTAGCCGCATGTCCTGGACGGGCAGCCAGTATCTGAGCTTTCAGCGGTCTGCCGACCAAAGCCAAATCTCCTACTACGTCGAGTAATTTATGTCTTGCTGGTTCATTGCGGTAGCGAAGGTCTACATTGTTCAGAATGCCTTCCTTTTTTACTTCCACTTTTGGCTTGTTGAACATTTTTGCCAGGTGAACCAATTCCTTCTCTTCCACTATTCTGTCCACCACTACGATGGCATTGTTCAGGTCTCCGCCTTTGATCAAGTTGGAGTTATAGAGCATTTCCAGCTCATGAAGAAAGCAAAAAGTGCGACAGGAAGCTATTTCGGATTTGAACTGACCTATGTCTGTAATGGAAGCATGTTGGCTTCCTAAAACAGGGGAGTTGTAATCCACCATCACGGTGACCCGGTAGTTATCGGTAGGCAAAGCTACCATTTCCACTTCTCGGGTTGGGTCTTTGTACTGTATGCTTTCCTGCACTTCGAAGAATCGCCTTAGGGCATTCTGCTCTTCCAGTCCTGCATCTTCTAAAACTTCTATGAATTTGATCGAAGATCCATCCATAATCGGAGGCTCAGGACCATCAAGTTGAATCAGGACATTGTCTATCTCCAGACCTACCAATGCCGCCAAAACGTGCTCTACGGTATATACTCGGGCACCATTTTGTTCCAAAGTAGTACCCCGGGATACGTCCACTACCAAGTCGCAATCTGCGTCTACCGTAGGTCTCCCTTCTAGGTCTATTCGTTGGAATTTATATCCGTGATTTGGGGGAGCAGGTAGGAAGGTCATATTGGAAATGACACCTGTGTGCAATCCTACTCCGGATAGTTCCACCTGCTTTTTTATGGTGTGTTGTTTTACTTTCATCTGATTTTTGAAGCGTTCAGCATGCTAAAGGCTGCAAATTTACTTCTTTTTTTCTAGTTCTTTGATGCGGTTCTCTACCGAACTTAGGTTTTTGAATATGGAATAAGATTTTAGGAAATTTTTCATGTCCATTGCAATGTACCCAAATAGCGTTGATCCTTTTTCTTTTACAGATTTAATGATTCCTGATTTGGCTCCTATGGTGGTATTATCGGCGATTTTAAGATGGCCTGCGATTCCCACCTGTCCTGCGATAATGCAGTTTTTTCCGATTTCTGTGGATCCTGAGATTCCGGTCTGTGATGCGATTACGGTATTTTCTCCTATGCTCACATTGTGGGCGATCTGAACTAGGTTATCTATTTTGGCCCCTTTCTTAATGATCGTCGAGCCCATGGTAGCACAGTCTATGGTAGTATTGGTGCCTATGCTTACCTGATCTTCGATTATCACATTCCCGATTTGTGGGATAGTTTTATAAGTGCCATCTGCCTGCGGTGCAAAACCAAAGCCGTCGCCTCCTATGACTGCTCCGGGATGGATTTCACAGTTGGCTCCAATGACCGTATCTGCGCAGATTTTCGCTCCGGGATGGATTATGGTGTTTTTGCCTATTTTGACCCGGTCTCCTATATGGACCTGCTGATGGATTTTTACACCGTCTGCTATTTGGGCATTTTTGCCAATGTAGGAAAATGCTCCCCGGAAGGTTCCAGATCCTAGCTGGGCACTGGGGTCTGCGAAAGCCGGTTCCTGTACACCTTCCATGCCGGTTTTCATCATCAGGGAGTACGCTTCCAGTAATTGGGTGAAGCCAGAATAGGCGTCTTTTACCCGGATGAGATTGGTTTTAAGTATTTTGCTGGTGGCAAAAGTTTCCGATACAATCACCGCTGTGGCCTCAGTATCATAGATAAAGGAGGTGTATTTTTCATTGGCCAAAAAACTAATGCCACCCGGTTTACCTTCCTGGATCTTGTCCAGTCTGGAAACTTTGGCATTTTCGTCGCCTTCTACTTTTCCCTGAAGGATTTGTGCGACTTGTCCGAGGGTAAACTCCATAGTTAACTAAAAGCGGATTAATAATTTAAATTTAGACTTTTGGCTTTACATACGTAGTATTTCTCTACGATTTTGCTCATTACTTTAATGTTTGGCAGATCTGCAGCCTTTGCCACATCAATTACCTGACCCTTCTTCGTGAGGATATTTATGCTGTCCTTTGCTAAATACCCATAGTTGCTTACGGCACCGTAAGAAAAGAAATAGTCTATATCTCCTGCCGGAATTTCCAGCTTGGCTATTGTTTTTTCTTTGAGATCCTGGATTTGTTCAGCAGAGAAAGCTTCATTTACCAGTGAAATTTTAAAGAGATTTCTGCTCAAAAACATCTGAGAAATATTACGCAGTACATAGTCCGGGTGGTTTTTCCAGAGCTTCACTGCTCCCCATATATCCAGATCGTCCAATTCTAAAAACAAACGCAGTAAATTAGAATCAGTTCGGAAATCCTGCATGCCGGGACTATTGTCCAGAAAATAATCAAACTCGTCCGTTAGGGTAAATTGGGTGCCAGCTTGGCGTAAGTGCCGAGCCCGCTGGATTAACTTAATGAGCATTTTTTCAGCACTCACGGTCGTTTTGTGAAGGTAAACCTGCCAGTACATCAGCCTTCTGGCGCTCAGGAAATTTTCTATAGAATAAATTCCTTTTTCCTCTATCACCACTTGGTCATTTTTGACATCCATCATCTTGATGATCCGGTCGGCGCCTATGGTCCCTTCCGAAACCCCCGTGAAAAAGCAGTCCCGCTGTAGGTAGTCTAATCGGTCAATGTCTAACTGGCTGGATACAAGTTGATGAAAAAATCTCCGCTCGTACTGATTCTTAAATATTCTTAAAGTAAGGTCAAGTTTGCCACCAAATTCCTCGTTGAGGAGTTGAATGATGAGGAGCGAAAGTTCTTCATGAGGAATACCTTGTAGCAAACTGTACTCCAGCGCATGGGAAAAAGGCCCATGCCCTACGTCATGCAAAAGAATAGCAATCAGCGCAGCTTCATATTCTTGATCTGTGATTTCGGTGCCTTTATTTCGTAGATTGTCCAGCGTTATGCTCATCAGGTGCATAGCTCCGATGGCATGATGAAAACGGGTATGAAGTGCTCCAGGATAGACAAAATCTGTCAATCCCAGTTGCTTGATTCTCCGCAATCTCTGAAAATAGGGATGGTCAATAATGGAAAAAATCAACTCGCTAGGGATCGTGATAAATCCATAAACCGGGTCGTTTAGTATCTTTTGGCTTTTCAAGGAGGCCTCTTTTGTTTGACTCAAAAGTAATTATAATTTTAAAAGAAAAGGAAACTGAGATGTCTCAAAAACATAATATACTCTGGGCCGATGATGAAATCGACCTTTTAAAGCCACATATACTATTTCTCGAGCAAAAGGGATATGCTATCACCACCGTAAATTCCGGTGTGGATGCCGTGGAAGAAGTGGAAAACC
This genomic window from Algoriphagus sp. TR-M9 contains:
- a CDS encoding bifunctional UDP-3-O-[3-hydroxymyristoyl] N-acetylglucosamine deacetylase/3-hydroxyacyl-ACP dehydratase, whose product is MKVKQHTIKKQVELSGVGLHTGVISNMTFLPAPPNHGYKFQRIDLEGRPTVDADCDLVVDVSRGTTLEQNGARVYTVEHVLAALVGLEIDNVLIQLDGPEPPIMDGSSIKFIEVLEDAGLEEQNALRRFFEVQESIQYKDPTREVEMVALPTDNYRVTVMVDYNSPVLGSQHASITDIGQFKSEIASCRTFCFLHELEMLYNSNLIKGGDLNNAIVVVDRIVEEKELVHLAKMFNKPKVEVKKEGILNNVDLRYRNEPARHKLLDVVGDLALVGRPLKAQILAARPGHAANVAFAKKLKRAMEKSATSHIPYYDPKLPPVMDINQISSILPHRYPFQLLDKIIYLDDTVVAGVKNVTINEPFFMGHFPANPVMPGVLQVEAMAQTGGILVLSTVDDPENYWTYFLGIENCKFRKMVLPGDTLIFKCELLAPIRRGIAKMRGEAYVGSTLVCEAVMTASITRKES
- the lpxD gene encoding UDP-3-O-(3-hydroxymyristoyl)glucosamine N-acyltransferase, which codes for MEFTLGQVAQILQGKVEGDENAKVSRLDKIQEGKPGGISFLANEKYTSFIYDTEATAVIVSETFATSKILKTNLIRVKDAYSGFTQLLEAYSLMMKTGMEGVQEPAFADPSAQLGSGTFRGAFSYIGKNAQIADGVKIHQQVHIGDRVKIGKNTIIHPGAKICADTVIGANCEIHPGAVIGGDGFGFAPQADGTYKTIPQIGNVIIEDQVSIGTNTTIDCATMGSTIIKKGAKIDNLVQIAHNVSIGENTVIASQTGISGSTEIGKNCIIAGQVGIAGHLKIADNTTIGAKSGIIKSVKEKGSTLFGYIAMDMKNFLKSYSIFKNLSSVENRIKELEKKK
- a CDS encoding HD domain-containing protein, producing the protein MKSQKILNDPVYGFITIPSELIFSIIDHPYFQRLRRIKQLGLTDFVYPGALHTRFHHAIGAMHLMSITLDNLRNKGTEITDQEYEAALIAILLHDVGHGPFSHALEYSLLQGIPHEELSLLIIQLLNEEFGGKLDLTLRIFKNQYERRFFHQLVSSQLDIDRLDYLQRDCFFTGVSEGTIGADRIIKMMDVKNDQVVIEEKGIYSIENFLSARRLMYWQVYLHKTTVSAEKMLIKLIQRARHLRQAGTQFTLTDEFDYFLDNSPGMQDFRTDSNLLRLFLELDDLDIWGAVKLWKNHPDYVLRNISQMFLSRNLFKISLVNEAFSAEQIQDLKEKTIAKLEIPAGDIDYFFSYGAVSNYGYLAKDSINILTKKGQVIDVAKAADLPNIKVMSKIVEKYYVCKAKSLNLNY